The following are encoded in a window of Microcaecilia unicolor chromosome 14, aMicUni1.1, whole genome shotgun sequence genomic DNA:
- the LOC115457753 gene encoding vomeronasal type-2 receptor 26-like, whose amino-acid sequence MYSNTTDAENCLKCPEDRWPSEKKDECLPRDIDFLSYDDPLGETLSSISILLFIITVLVLGILIKYQDTPVVKANNQNLSYILLISLMFSFLCALVFIGQPETLTCLFRQSAFGIIFTIAVSTVLAKTVTVVIAFGANKPGSNLRKWVRTRVSSYLVLLCTSGEIVICTVWLLISPPFPEFDTQSVTGKIVLQCNEGSTTAFYSVIGYMFFLAFLSFSVAFLVRKVPDSFNEAKFITFSMLVFCSVWVSFIPSYLSTKGKSMVAVEIFAILASSAGLLGCIFIPKCYIILLRPDLNTRGHIIGKEISLKNTIRRRIYLS is encoded by the exons ATGTATTCTAATACCACAG ATGCAGAGAACTGCTTGAAGTGCCCTGAAGATCGGTGGCCCAGTGAGAAGAAGGATGAGTGTTTACCAAGAGACATTGATTTCTTGTCCTATGATGATCCTTTGGGTGAAACTTTGTCTTCAATTTCTATTCTCTTATTCATTATCACTGTCCTAGTGTTGGGAATCTTAATTAAATATCAGGACACACCAGTAGTGAAAGCCAATAACCAGAACCTCAGCTACATCCTCCTCATCTCCCTCATGTTCTCTTTCCTCTGTGCCTTGGTATTCATTGGACAGCCTGAGACACTGACCTGTCTTTTCAGGCAATCTGCTTTTGGGATAATATTTACAATTGCTGTTTCGACTGTATTAGCAAAAACTGTTACAGTAGTCATTGCCTTTGGTGCCAACAAACCCGGCAGCAATTTAAGAAAATGGGTTAGGACAAGAGTGTCCAGCTATCTAGTTCTTCTCTGCACCTCTGGTGAAATTGTGATATGCACTGTATGGCTGCTCATCTCTCCTCCGTTCCCTGAATTTGACACACAATCTGTTACTGGAAAGATTGTTTTACAGTGCAATGAGGGGTCCACTACAGCATTTTATAGTGTGATTGGGTACATGTTCTTTTTGGCATTTCTTAGTTTCAGTGTGGCTTTCCTAGTAAggaaggttccagatagttttaATGAGGCTAAGTTTATCActttcagcatgctggtgttctgtAGTGTTTGGGTGTCCTTCATCCCATCATACCTGAGCACCAAAGGCAAATCCATGGTGGCTGTGGAAATATTTGCAATTCTGGCTTCTAGTGCTGGACTACTGGGTTGTATATTCATCCCCAAGTGTTACATTATTCTGCTCAGACCTGACCTGAATACAAGGGGACATATAATAGGAAAAGAAATATCATTAAAAAATACCATAAGGAGGAGGATTTATTTATCATGA